CCCTCGGCATCGACCCGGTCTTCTTCGGGGTGCTCATGGTGGTAAACCTCGCCATCGGGTGCATCACGCCCCCGGTAGGACTGGACCTTTTCGTGGTGTCCAGCATCACCAAGATCTCCATCGACAAGATCATGAGGAGCATCATTCCCTACCTGCTGGCGCTGCTCGCGGTGCTTATGATCCTGACCTGGTTCCCGGACATCATCCTCTTCCTTCCCCGGCTGTTCAGGGGAGCCTAGCCTACCGGCCCCGCCCGGCCAGGCCGGGCGGGGGTTTTTTTACAAGGAGACCCCAAATGAACGACAAAATCGAGTTGCTTGCGAAAGCCCTTCAGGAATCCCCTTCCACGGTGGTTTTCACGGGAGCGGGAATGAGCACCGAGTCTGGGCTGCCCGACTTCCGCTCGTCGGGAGGTCTGTGGAAGCAGTACCGGCCTGAGGAACTCGCCTCCACGGACGCCCTGAACAGGAACTTCGAGCAGTTCGCCGCCTTTTACCGGCAGCGCATCGAGACCCTCGGTGACGTCCAGCCGAACAAAGGGCACCGCATCCTGGCCGAATGGGAGCGCCTGGGGCTGGTCTCGGCCGTGGTCACCCAGAACGTGGACGGACTCCACCAGGCGGCGGGGTCGAAAACGGTCTGGGAACTCCACGGCACCCTCACGAGAGTCCGCTGCCAGTCCTGCGGCGGCGAATTCCCGGCGAAACGGTTTTCCGAGGAGACCTTTTGCGGGCACTGCGGCGGGAAGCTCCGTCCGGCGGTGGTCCTTTTCGGCGAGATGCTCCCGGAAAAAGCCCTCTCGGCAGCCATGGACCTCGCCCTGTCATGCTCCCTCTTCCTCGTCCTCGGGTCATCCCTCGCCGTCTCCCCCGCCAACCTGCTTCCAGAAAGGGCAAAAAGGCACGGGGCAGGACTCTTCATCGTCAACAACACCCCCACCCACCTCGATTTTCTCGCCGACGGCGTCATCCGGGGTTCCATCGGTGACGTCCTGGGAAAAGTGAACGAAATGATTCGGAAAGACTAGTGCCTTACGACGAATTCTATAAAAAATCAAAAACGCCCCCTCTCCCTAAATCCGCAGGTTTTTCAGGCAGAGGGAGTGTTGTTGTTGCTTCCTTGGGCGAGGGGCGCGGATTGTCTTCCATGACAACTGTCCAAGCAAGCAACACAGATTTCTACGTTCGCCGGTT
The sequence above is drawn from the Aminivibrio sp. genome and encodes:
- a CDS encoding NAD-dependent deacylase; the encoded protein is MNDKIELLAKALQESPSTVVFTGAGMSTESGLPDFRSSGGLWKQYRPEELASTDALNRNFEQFAAFYRQRIETLGDVQPNKGHRILAEWERLGLVSAVVTQNVDGLHQAAGSKTVWELHGTLTRVRCQSCGGEFPAKRFSEETFCGHCGGKLRPAVVLFGEMLPEKALSAAMDLALSCSLFLVLGSSLAVSPANLLPERAKRHGAGLFIVNNTPTHLDFLADGVIRGSIGDVLGKVNEMIRKD